The proteins below are encoded in one region of Equus caballus isolate H_3958 breed thoroughbred chromosome 16, TB-T2T, whole genome shotgun sequence:
- the XCR1 gene encoding chemokine XC receptor 1, whose product MEPSGLPESTTPFDYDPESFLCESKTFTFAAFSTTILYFLVFLLSLVGNSLVLWVLVKYESLESLTNVFILNLCLSDLVFSCLLPVWILGYHWGWVLGDFLCKLLNMVFSISLYSSIFFLTIMTIHRYLSVVSPLSSLRVHTLRCRVLVTTAVWVASILSSIPDAIFHKVFPSGCDYSGRTWFLASVYQHNVFFLLSVGTILFCNVEILRTLFRSRSKRHHRTVRLIFTIVAAYFLSWAPYNLILFLQTLLKLEVIQSCEVSQQLDYALLICRNVAFSHCCFNPVLYVFVGVKFRRHLKSLLRHFWLCRQQAPNLPPLPHSPGAFTYEGASFY is encoded by the coding sequence ATGGAGCCCTCAGGCCTCCCAGAGTCCACCACCCCTTTTGATTACGATCCTGAGAGCTTTCTGTGTGAGAGCAAGACCTTCACCTTTGCCGCCTTCAGCACCACCATCTTGTACTTCCTGGTGTTTCTCCTCAGCTTGGTGGGCAACAGCCTGGTGTTGTGGGTCCTGGTGAAGTATGAGAGCCTGGAGTCCCTCACCAACGTCTTCATCCTCAACCTGTGCCTCTCAGACCTGGTGTTCTCCTGCTTGTTGCCCGTGTGGATCCTGGGATACCACtggggctgggtgctgggagACTTCCTCTGCAAGCTCCTCAACATGGTCTTCTCCATCAGCCTCTACAGCAGCATTTTCTTCCTGACCATCATGACCATCCACCGCTACCTGTCTGTAGTGAGCCCTCTCTCATCCCTGCGTGTCCACACCCTCCGATGCCGCGTGCTGGTGACCACAGCCGTGTGGGTGGCCAGCATCCTGTCCTCCATCCCCGATGCCATCTTCCACAAGGTGTTTCCTTCGGGTTGTGATTATTCAGGACGCACATGGTTTCTAGCTTCGGTCTACCAGCACAATGTCTTCTTCCTGCTCTCTGTGGGGACTATCCTATTCTGCAATGTGGAGATTCTTAGGACCCTGTTCCGCTCACGGTCCAAACGGCACCACCGGACAGTCAGGCTCATCTTCACCATTGTGGCAGCATACTTCCTCAGCTGGGCTCCCTACAACCTGATCCTGTTTCTGCAGACACTATTGAAACTTGAAGTCATCCAGAGCTGCGAGGTCAGCCAGCAATTGGATTATGCCTTGCTCATCTGCCGCAATGTTGCCTTCTCCCACTGCTGCTTCAACCCAGTGCTCTATGTCTTTGTCGGGGTCAAGTTCCGCAGGCACCTCAAAAGTCTGCTCCGGCACTTCTGGCTTTGCCGACAACAGGCTCCCAACCTTCCCCCCTTACCTCACTCACCAGGTGCCTTCACCTATGAGGGCGCCTCCTTCTACTGA